TGTTTGTATTACCAAGGCTGGTCCAACAATTGCAAATATGTAAGCATCATCTGTGTACCTCTGTGACAGGCACAGTATTTGATTCCAGAGCATCACCTTGGTAACTTGAACCTTAACTATGAATGACGTTAAACCAGTTTTGACCTTTGCTTGTTCAgttttgcaaaaaaaatctataaaaaaatTCACTTGGGCTAAGTTGTTATTGCTATGTGTTATGTGCAAGTGTTTCTGTGGCAAGTTTTAGTCAGCAAGTCAGAACTGACAGACTTTTCCTCAAAATTTACTCAAGATAAAATTTGATCTTCCTTGAGTGTAACTGACGTCAGGAGATGATAGTATGTTCATTGTTTTCCTACCTCCAAAGTATTTAGGAAGCACATAACATTTGAagaaagaaatacatatttttactgtGCATTAGGGTTGCAActcacaattattttcattatcgattattctgcagattattttctcgattaatcgtttaatctATGAGATGCGAAAAAATGGTGCAAAATGCTCAATCACAATTTCCAAGGtgtcttcaaatatcttgttttgcccgaccaacagtccaaaacccaaagttattcagtttacaaagattaaaaaacagagaaatgcagtaaatcctcacatttgagaagctgtaactaGCAAATATCTGtcatttttgattgaaaaatgactgaaacaattactcGATTAACAGAACAGTTGCAGATTAATGTTCttttgattgactaatcgattaattgtttcagctctattgtGTACTGCATTGGTTTCTCTccaaaaagaacagaaaaagcaCCAtcactcatactgtacattttctaaatgggcttttgtttattttgtacataACACAGTTACATCCCTTTTTATAACTACCCCATTGGTTCATTTTTCATTCCGtacattcattaatttttatatatatctgCTGTATATGCACTTTGCTACTGTTTGTAGTATCTGGTTAGATGTTGAACTGCATTTTGTTATACTAGTATTTACTGTGTGCAATGAAAATGCAGtccaatctaatctaataaatgTCTTACTCATATTAGCAAATAGATAGAGACAATTTAAATGAAGCGTTGATTTAATCTTGTAATCCAGGACATTTCAAGTAATAGTTTTCTATTGAAACTGATAGCCCAACAGGGATACATTGGTCAATGCAATGTGGCCACAAAAGTATACTTTGTAACTGCACCACAAAGTTTAGCAACATTGTTTACCCTTTAGGATTGGAAGTAAGGCTGTGGTAATAGGTCGAATTTTAAATTTCAAGGCAGTTTGACATATTTTACAGTCAAGACAGGTACTTGACCTTCACTTACCCTACGTCAGTAATAGGACAAGTCTGGATAACTCGTGTCGTTTCACTGTATGGAAAAAAAACCTGTGACTGAGAAAAAACCCTGGGACAGCAGGGAAACATGTTTACACACAGCAAAACGAGCTCATGATTAAAATGACGATAACTTTATTAAACCTTAACCTTTGCTAAAATGTGACTTTGGTAAATTAAGGTTACACTGGGTGTTCTGTACGCTTATTATGTTAGCAAAGTTAATTGTTATATCGAGAAAGAAGCGAAAAGTAGTAAAACTGTGACTAACTGTTACTTGTTCgggttaacgttagctaacatatTGTATTTTGATTACGATTTAATTCCTGCTAGCCTGCTTAATTAGTTTGTTCAGTCTACTTGTTTCAAGCAGCTGTCGTGCTTAAATTAGCTAACACTGAGGCTAACTAAGGATGGGCAGCTTTAACATTTTATAGCTAACGTTCGTTAGCAAGCGATAGCAAGCTGTTTGTACAGTTAGCAGTGCTCTGTAGCTAGTTAGTGAATGAGCTGCAGTGGCAAAACAAGTGTGATTTGCTGCTACTGTGTGCGTTACCTTGACAGAGTCCACGGGGTACATCACCGTGTGCTCCAGTATGCCAGCCACGGCTCCTGCTGTCATGTGGGTCATCACTGAGACATGAGGTGGCAAGCTCTCGTAGTCACCGTCACCATCAAAAGGCGCGTCGTCTTTGCTTTTGATCTGCGACATCTCCAGAGTTGCCACCACACGGTCCGAGCTCAACTCCATGCGTGGTGAGCTCTCCCACTCGGTCTTCTGTACAGGACAACACTCAGAGAGGTGTCGGCGGCATGGATAACCACAACACCATCACTACTTACTGGAGTTCCAGCGCCCGTGTGACGTTGGCGGctgggggagtggctcaggtgaatCTGGACCAATCATTTCCCAGATACTCAACAATTGGGCGGGCTCTTGGTTTGAGGCGGCCAATGAAAAGTTTTCGTGGTAGAGTCCTCTGACACTTCACAGCCCTGTTGTGCATCCCTGCTTGTCTCTGTTTATCTCTGAGAGTTTTTGAATGGgtttgacaaaaatataatcGCACAGTCCTGCTTGAATAGATAAGAAGGTTTGGTCTCCTTAACAGACAACATCTGTTCATTAATACAGTATAGAAATTGtgcaacttttctttttcataagGACATATCTCCAATTCGTGGTTTCCTCGCACTGAATATGGTTGAAGAaatggtggaagaaatattcagatccttagACTATTTAAGCAAAAGTGACAACAAGAAAAAGTCCTTCAAAGTTTTACTCAAGAGTACAGAAGTACTGACAGCAAAAATTActtagtatcaaaagtactcattatgcagaatggccccttcCAGAGAGTAATTCAGTACTTCAGTATTTCCACTTTACATAAACAGACAGGACAGAATTcttaaataattgttttgttgcttatttCTTTGTGGACACACCTTTTTAAGACAAGGTGTTATATCTGTGTTTTGCAGgtatagttttttgttttgcttataATCCATAAAGTTTTGTGCAATATAGAACCATATTAAGTTTCAAATCAATGGGAAAACGTTCAACTGCTACTGTAGTACTGGTAAATTGTTTTAGTGACTGGTACTTAGACTAGAGCTTTTGGTGGCACTTCTTTTGGTCTTTTGGAGTGAAGAATTATCAAATAATTTGTTGGAAAATTCACTAGAGATAAGACCGTGATGAGGTGtcctgtaggtgtgacagaggagttcaaggtggaggtgggtttgcatcaaggatcggctctgagccccttcttgtttgctctggtgatggacaggctgacagatgaggttagacaggaatctccatggactatgatgtttgcggatgacattgtgatttgtagtgagagcagggagcaggtggaggaaaatctagagagatggaggtctgctctggaaaacagaggaatgaagcttagccacagtaagacagaatacatgtgtgtcaatgagaaggacccaggtggaacagtgaggttacagggagcagaggtgaagaaggtgcaggactttaattacttagggtcaacagttcagagcaatggagactgtggaaaagaggtgaagaggcgagtgcaagcaggttggaacgggtggagaaaagtgttaggtgtgttgtgtgataaaagagtatcagcaagaatgaaaggaaaggtgttcaagacggtggtgagaccagcgatgttgtacagcttagagacagtggcactgaagaaaagacaagaggcagagctggaggtagcagagcttaagatgttgaggttctctttgggagtgacgaggacggacaggatcaggatcaggatttatggatgtagtgagagaggacatgaagttaattggtgtgagtgaagaggatgcagaggacagggttagatggaggcacatgattcgctgtggtgacccctgaaagggaacagccgaaaggaaaagaagactgAGGAACCACAGACCAAAAGGGCTCTCTGACACCACTTGGTGCTACAATGAAAGTTCTTactgtctgaatgacaaaaaaattcAAGAAGTTTATGAAATAAAGTACAACCTCACACCTGTAACCCTCTTAAATTTTAATATACTGATCTGCAAACATCATCCCTGCTTCACATCATGTGTGTTATATGAAATAGTCTAGAGTGAGTCTGCAGTAGCCTCTTAGCAAAGGAGTGTAACACATCCACACTTTAGTTTCAGCTCCTGAATAAGAAGTATGTTATCACACTTTCAGACATGTACATTAGATGATGCTACCTGACAGGTTCAGATTAATTActtattcaattaaattagcTCAAGGAGCCTGTTAGAGACCAATCATCTTAATGAGGCTAAATTAATGACTACACAGTTTTCTCATTACATCTCTTATTCTTAATAATTTATCATATGTGTTTTGGCTGTGGCATCCTGTCTCTTGTTACAGGTCATTAGTTTAAATTTCACCTTGATATCCAACTGGATGCCAGTTTGTATTTAGGATATCATCTGATTTGACTGAACATGCTAAAGATTCAGCAGCTCTCTGGCAATCCACTCTCTTTTTTTACACTACAGAGAGAGATCTGAACATTAGTTTCTTCCAATTTTGTGAACTTTCTGTTGGTCTAAATATTTGATTAGTAAATTATATTATTctattaaagaaagaaagaagtatTAATTATCTTTACTGAATGAGTTGGACTTGATCTATTAACTATCCTGTGTCACTCACCATTGGCTAAAACATAAGCTCTACTACACACAAAGCACACTGTGGGTGTGTCAGCGAAGCAGTGTGACATATAAGTGACTCAGCACTATAGGAGCCCGACATCTTACAAAGCCACTTGTTCAAGCAATGTTGTTACGGCTGGTATTCACATGTTCAGTAGGGAAACTACAGTCAGAGCTGTAAGACTGACAACCTCCACATTTAATGGTGCATACATACAAGTTTCAATATCTGCAATATGACTGTTAACGGGACCATGTATTTAGTCTAAATTCTGATTCAGATGTATAACAGAACAATTAAGTTGTTAACCAAACACTTTATAAGAACTGCAAACttgtttacaataaaatgtCTTCCTCCAATCTGTAAGTGGAATGATATACTGATTTACTATTTTACTGTGGAAGTTGTAACAAATGAAGGCTACTACTACCACCTAGTCTAGTGTGTCCCATTTGCTGAGTGCATCGAGTATTAACACTTCTCTCACACAGAGTACATCAAGTGCTGGATGACACTTGAAATCTGGAATGATCTGTTGATCACTATTTAGTACATATGTCATAAATACACAAGTGGATAATTTTCTCAGCTGATGTGGCAAAGCTGAATACTGTGAGGAGCCTAGATGAAGACATTCACACTAAATTCAGCCAAATTATTACTATGTTTGTACTTTATGCCATTTCCTTTACCAGCAGCCTCTTGCTAAGGACAGACACCATTTGTTTAGTCTGATCTCCTCCTCGTGAAATAAACAGCCAGACAAGTATACCATAAAACCTTTATTACTGAATTGAAATGTGACAACATTTATTTCGCATTCATCTGTGCAAACATTTCACTAGAccattttcatataaataatgATGTGCTCTCATTTACAATCCCCTCACAGCAGTGATATGACAGCTTCTGAAAATGAAGCCCATTGTAAATATATGCAACGGTATCCAACATAAAAGTCAGATAACCCAAAACAAGAATTTCAGCAGGGCTTTAAGAGAGATAATACTCTTGACAAACGAGCGGATGTGTTTGGAGAGTTTCCCAACAGTGACAAGACATGTATTGCACTAGTATAGCTATGAAAGGCTACTTGTCTTGTTGAGGCAGAACAATTTaggaaataaatacacaaaaaaagacCATTCCAGCTGGAAAGTGCATCTCAACTGCATTACAAAGTGCTCCTTCCACTAATTATAAATCGTATTGCATTTGAGGTTTCTGTAGAAATGCCGAGTGCTTGTACCATTTAAcaactataaaaacaaaaaagaaaagatgtgaTCATACACATATAAAAGgcataaagaaaggaaaatggCCAATAAATTGACGCTGTGGTATATTTGTCCACCTTTGTGAAATTCAAAGTATAGACTAAATATTTATTTAGGTACCGTATGAAAGATTAGCTAGCCAGAAAAGTACcgttgtttgtcttttttagaaataaaatagaagacACCTGTAGGCATTTGCCATTTGATTTTGACTAAATGTGGCAggcaagacaaaaaacatttcattattaaaacaaaataacttcaacaaatattttcatggCTCATATAGGCCTCACGACTTACATAAGATCTTTCTCTTTTGAGGACATCCTCACTCTACCATCTCTGTTTCAACTCTCAGTAGGGAGCAGCCCTGCTGTCAGGGGGGAAGCCTTCAAAAGCTCACTGAACAAGCAGATGGCctcagagagaaaaggagtgaCGACTGGCTTTGGAAAGTTGCTGTCCAAACTTTATGCTCTACAAAGTTTAGAGGGTGATAGGGAGTGTGGGTGAGCCAAGGCCATCTTCCAACCAGGGTACAGACGATGGGGTGCAGCGCTGCGCTGTGCGCCGATGGATGCGACGGAGTCGGAGTAAGTACAGCATAATagacaacaacacaataaagaaacaagCCAGAAATAAATAGTGGTTGTTGACAAAAGAGAAGCTGTGCCGCCAGTGAGAGTGTGCTCCTTTCAGACTTTCCTGCTGGATGTCCCTGGaagaggcaaaaaaataaataaataaataaataaataatgattattaATTAGTCTGGCTTTGAACAAAGAAATAGTGTGTATACGAAAATTCACTTCATGGCCCTGTTCATTATATGTTAAGACATAAGCAAGTTTGACTTGATAGATGATCTGACAAGTATCCTGATTTTTCAGATCTTGTAAGCTTGCTTTAAATTGCAGAAAAACAGAATTTCTTGTCTGAGCAACATATTGTTAGGCTCAAACCTGCCTGCAATCTTATACAAAGTAAGCTAGATCAGgatgaaccttttttttttttttttttttctaagggTAACACCACATGTGGACAGATATGAATGCATTTTTCAAGAGTAGTCCGTTCACCAAGTCAATCACCAAGATCATGAGATTGAAAGATACCCATTTTGTTGAAtaattactttgtttttgtcGTTCTGATTCATTTCTTGTGTCTATAATTTGTCATTTGGTAGAGGCTTTGACAGAGTTAAATTTCAAAGTCAGGATATGTTTGAGACCAGTGACATTCCTCAGCTTTAAATTCTGCTGCTAAATGCAGTAAAAAGCTGCTGTCTCTGTAAGCCTTAGTGCTATGCCCATTACCAGCCAATCCTAAGTACTGATCATTGTTTCAACTCTCCACTCTACATTTAATAACACATTTAACTAGATGGGATTTAAGACGTTCATTTTCGCTGACTAATATTATTCAAGGCTTGATTAGTAAAGTGACTAACAACTGGGCACACGTGAGAGAAAATCCATCATACCTTAAAGGCAGAAACCGTGTTCTGTAAAGAATAGCTCCAAGAGTCCATTGGACCTCCTTATCATAGACCAATAGGGCAGTCTTCAGGTTTTTATAATTGGCTGGGAAAGAGAAGCCTGAGTGCAATACTTCATACATCCATGCTGATTTAAAACACTGGTACCTGCAGACATAAACATAAAGCCATTGATAAAAATTCTGGTCCAAACTAACAGGCTCATCTTTAGTTGAGCTTTAAAAGAAGTTTAATAATCCTGTGTGATTTACTTCAGTCTGTGAAGATCTGCGTGCGAGGCATACAAGCCAGAGTCAAAGCGTTCCCTCAGAGTCTTCCACTGGGTGAAACAGTAACTCTGTAAACATCAGGAAAGTTTCCAGTGATCAATAAATAGTACATTAACCTCTGTTGTTACCAAATAATTATTCTATTAAAACTACTAGCATTATACTAACAAAACTGCACATAACTTTTACTTCAACGTAAGTAAACTAACAACCTTGCAAAACATAAAAGACTTGGTAGTCTTAAAATCGTTATTTCAGATCGTAAGTGAAACAGTTTGAGCaagaaaatactgtattgtcttgaacacagcaaaataaaaataacaaatgatgGTATGATGAGTAGCTATTTGACAGATTGAACTGAAATAGAATGGTGCTTTTAACAGGAAGTAAGATACCACTTTCTGAAAAATGTAAGGGATAATAAATGACTTATTGAGGGTATATCTGGCATGCTTCATGAGAGTAGATGTGATTTTTCCATGTAGCGTTTACCTTTGCAGCCCAGGCATATTTGGAAGCGTTATAATCCCCACCCATGCGCAGCACATCCTCCGTGCAGTAGTAGAACTCAGAGAAGCCATAGAACTGACTGTTGCTGTAATCAATGGCTGGCTGGTAGATACCATTGAGGGAGGTTTGGGTCTCGTTAGTGCGGTTGAGGAACGGCTGGAGAATCTGTCTACACTGGTCAAAGTCTCCTGTGCCTCGCAGATAGAGCTTCTGTGTAGATGGACCAATGTCATCCTGCAAGTCTGTGGGTAGACAAGGGTCCAGGAGGGGAGACTCGGCTGTTTCACCAATATGCTGATCTAAGAGCCTGGAGAAATCAGTAATACGGTGTAAATACATGCAATACTGTGTACTGACTGGTaggaaacatttacaaaaaaaataaataaatccagcAATTAGATGGGGCTGTGGATCTCACTTGTTTCGAGTGGCAGTATTTCTGATGAGGCTCTCCTCATATCTTTGGCGTGCTGCATTTCCTCCAAAACCCAGGAAGGTGGACACATAAACACGATAAACATGCTCTGTGCGATGTGCGTCACACCCCAGGTTGAACTCGGCCAGTAAGTTCTTGGCAACTTCCTCCTAgggaacaaacaaaaatcagccTGGGAATGATGACGCCCTCATAATATACCCATGCATATCCatgtgtgtgtaacatttacAGATGACAGCAGTGCTGACATGCAACACATGAATTCATAATTATAGTAGGTCACCTATGTTTGAGGCCACATAAgagtaaaactaaatattgctaTGTATCTCAGAACATCAAAGAACAGAAGCTGAAACTAACTAACAAGAGGCCAGtgaaaattcaattaaaaatcaTGTGGTGTTAAGATGTAATGAGAGCAAAAAGGACAAGCAGCGTAGGCCAAACCTGCTACTAGTACATAAATAACtacaacacaaagaaaaattcTTGGAATGGACAACTTCCATTGTATTTGACGGTCTCTACATAAATGACTTAATGTTCTCAGTCCAAAAATCCTGCTATGGAGTCATGCTGCAGGCTTACAGTATGCCTTCAATAGTGATGAATGGAGAGCAGATCATCTCCACGGGACAAAAATGGTGTATACAGGTTTAACCAGGGAATGACAGAGGttggaaggaggaagaagaacaaagggtgagtgacaaaaaacaaagacgGCACAAAAACAGAATTGGTTGTGGATAATAACCTGCTGTGGAGAAGCAAAGCTTACAGTTTTGGGCACTTCGTATGCAATCTGTGTGGAGACCCCGCCCATGTCCAGGACACCAGCCGTTCTTTTCCTCACCAGCGCCTCCTGCTGATCGCTGCCTGGGACATGTACCTCCACTACAGCTTCCCCATCTTGAAAGATTGATTGAGAGACAGGTGACAGAGTCAGGCAGGAAGGGTATATCATGTGATTACTGTGTTGctacatatttgtttttgtggtaGAGTGGAAAGGCCCCTAACTAGATATGCATGTTTTTCATGCAGATTGTTAacatgttgtacattgtagcaCTTCAGCCATTTTAACGCAAAAAACAAAACggtacattttttcttttcttttttttttttttataaatggcACACTGTTGAAATACTACTTGCTTGGGTACTTACCATTGTGCACATGGTTAAACCTTCCAAGGACAAAGTTTATTCCAATCCATGCATAGACACCTAAAGCCAATGATGACACATTGTAAAGTTAATATATAAACCAGCATCTTCAACCTTGCACTACTTTTAAATTTGGGTCTACAATAGAGTGGAGAATCTTAAACCCCCTAATTTAGGAAATGCAAATTTGTCTCCCATATTAATTTGTCAGGAAATCTTTCAACGCCCATGACGTGATGAATCAAAACTATTGCACTGTattaaatgttataaaataatcaaaatgttttataaagtcatgTATCTCAATAAAGCTGCCACTGCTATACATTTTAGTCAACCATACTGATTTTCATTCTTGTCTATTCCTTTTATTTACCTTCCTGTTTTCCAGAAATCACTTCCACATGGGAATCGGAGAAGAGGAAGTTGAAGTGGACTGGGATGTCTGTTCGCAGATCCTCAAGAAGTGCTTCTTGTTGACTGAGATTAAACAAATCACAGAAACTTCATCAGAAAATGTATGGCATTTCTAACATCAATGCTTTTCTCTATTCAGTGTAACTTAGTGCCATTTAAACCTGCGGTCTGAACATTTCTTGCAGCTATATTTACATCTGGTGCTTCTGGAAGTAGTGTGAGTTTACAACTGTACCTTTCGGGAAGGATTCTCATTCCAGCTGTGCACAGGATGTACAAGGGTGTTTCTTGGTGCTTATTTTTGGGAATGTGTTGGGCTGCAAAGCTCAGCAGTGGATAGATATAATCACTGGCTTTCCCAGGTGTTTTAGCCAATTCAGAGATACctataaagaaaaaacattaagaccaaaaatattgttttatagtGGGTAAATAACAAGCTGGCTTATCCAGGTATGTCTTACAATATACTTAATCATTTGAGTAAACAAACAGTGCTAATTGTCCAATATCTAATGCTCATATCCTCTCCTTTAAATACTGTTTTGATTAATGAGAAGCCAAGCACTGTATATCTTACCCGGTTTGATCTTCATGACCACTGGCTTGCGGTGTTGATCTCTC
This sequence is a window from Siniperca chuatsi isolate FFG_IHB_CAS linkage group LG5, ASM2008510v1, whole genome shotgun sequence. Protein-coding genes within it:
- the entpd4 gene encoding ectonucleoside triphosphate diphosphohydrolase 4 isoform X2; the encoded protein is MGRISFSCLFPASWHFSLSSQVLPRLLIPSLRQLLFIGLVLCLIGLLYLLLVTGKGHGSWIRKENHFHRHLARVTDVDATDTSNPNLNYGLVVDCGSSGSRVFVYCWPRHNGNPHELLDIQQMRDQHRKPVVMKIKPGISELAKTPGKASDYIYPLLSFAAQHIPKNKHQETPLYILCTAGMRILPESQQEALLEDLRTDIPVHFNFLFSDSHVEVISGKQEGVYAWIGINFVLGRFNHVHNDGEAVVEVHVPGSDQQEALVRKRTAGVLDMGGVSTQIAYEVPKTEEVAKNLLAEFNLGCDAHRTEHVYRVYVSTFLGFGGNAARQRYEESLIRNTATRNKLLDQHIGETAESPLLDPCLPTDLQDDIGPSTQKLYLRGTGDFDQCRQILQPFLNRTNETQTSLNGIYQPAIDYSNSQFYGFSEFYYCTEDVLRMGGDYNASKYAWAAKSYCFTQWKTLRERFDSGLYASHADLHRLKYQCFKSAWMYEVLHSGFSFPANYKNLKTALLVYDKEVQWTLGAILYRTRFLPLRDIQQESLKGAHSHWRHSFSFVNNHYLFLACFFIVLLSIMLYLLRLRRIHRRTAQRCTPSSVPWLEDGLGSPTLPITL
- the entpd4 gene encoding ectonucleoside triphosphate diphosphohydrolase 4 isoform X1, whose translation is MGRISFSCLFPASWHFSLSSQVLPRLLIPSLRQLLFIGLVLCLIGLLYLLLVTGKGHGSWIRKENHFHRHLARVTDVDATDTSNPNLNYGLVVDCGSSGSRVFVYCWPRHNGNPHELLDIQQMRDQHRKPVVMKIKPGISELAKTPGKASDYIYPLLSFAAQHIPKNKHQETPLYILCTAGMRILPESQQEALLEDLRTDIPVHFNFLFSDSHVEVISGKQEGVYAWIGINFVLGRFNHVHNDGEAVVEVHVPGSDQQEALVRKRTAGVLDMGGVSTQIAYEVPKTVSFASPQQEEVAKNLLAEFNLGCDAHRTEHVYRVYVSTFLGFGGNAARQRYEESLIRNTATRNKLLDQHIGETAESPLLDPCLPTDLQDDIGPSTQKLYLRGTGDFDQCRQILQPFLNRTNETQTSLNGIYQPAIDYSNSQFYGFSEFYYCTEDVLRMGGDYNASKYAWAAKSYCFTQWKTLRERFDSGLYASHADLHRLKYQCFKSAWMYEVLHSGFSFPANYKNLKTALLVYDKEVQWTLGAILYRTRFLPLRDIQQESLKGAHSHWRHSFSFVNNHYLFLACFFIVLLSIMLYLLRLRRIHRRTAQRCTPSSVPWLEDGLGSPTLPITL